TGCCGGTCGACGCGACGCACGTGAAGCTCGTGGACGGCGGGCCGGAGCGGCACGTCCGGCTGGCCGAGGTGGTGGGACGGCTCGTGCTCACACGCATCGAGGAGGAGACATGATCGCGCTCGAACGCCTGCGGAAGAGTTTCGGGCCCCTGGTGGCCGTCGACGACCTCGACTGCACGATCGACGCCGGCACCGTGTTCGGCTTCCTCGGCCGCAACGGCGCCGGCAAGACCACCACCATCCGCATGCTCTACGGCTTCACCCCGAAAAGCGGAGGGGTGCTGCGGGTCTTCGGCCTCGACATCGACCGTGAGCTGCGGGCCATCAAGGCGCGCATCGGCGTCTGCCAGCAGGAGAACAACCTCGACCCGGACCTCACCGTGCAGCAGAATCTGGAGCTCTTTGCCCGTTATTTCGACATCCCCCGCCGCCAGGCCCGGGAGAAGGCGGAAGAGCTTCTCGCATTCATCGCCCTCGCTCACCGCCGCAACGACAATGTCCCAACCCTCTCCGGGGGAATGATGCGCCGACTGGTGCTCGCCCGCGCCCTGATCAACGACCCCGAGCTGCTGATCCTCGACGAGCCGACCACCGGCCTCGACCCGCAGGCGCGCCACCAGGTCTGGCAGCGGCTGGACGAACTGAAGGGCAGGGGGCTGACCATCCTGCTGACCACCCACTACATGGAGGAGGCGGCGCGCCTCTGCGACCGGCTGGTCATCATGGACCACGGCCGCGTCCTGGTCGAGGGGAGACCGCACGACCTCGTGCAAGCGCACGTCGGGCGGGAGGTGATCGAGATTCTGGCGCCGGCGGAACCCTTGCGCGAATACGTCCGGCAAAAGGGGCTGGAACACGAAGATCTCGGACATC
The DNA window shown above is from Desulfuromonadales bacterium and carries:
- a CDS encoding ABC transporter ATP-binding protein, which produces MIALERLRKSFGPLVAVDDLDCTIDAGTVFGFLGRNGAGKTTTIRMLYGFTPKSGGVLRVFGLDIDRELRAIKARIGVCQQENNLDPDLTVQQNLELFARYFDIPRRQAREKAEELLAFIALAHRRNDNVPTLSGGMMRRLVLARALINDPELLILDEPTTGLDPQARHQVWQRLDELKGRGLTILLTTHYMEEAARLCDRLVIMDHGRVLVEGRPHDLVQAHVGREVIEILAPAEPLREYVRQKGLEHEDLGHRLIIYSGESDALYHRLVDAYCREGCTLRQATLEDVFLRLTGRELRE
- a CDS encoding transglutaminase domain-containing protein, which gives rise to VVAGLAYANDGFYYHAWNEVWLDGWVSVDAVFAQMPVDATHVKLVDGGPERHVRLAEVVGRLVLTRIEEET